The nucleotide sequence CTAAAAATGGGAAAATATTGGGCGGAACTATAATAAGTGATAAAACAGGTAAAATGGCCGACGCAGTATAATAAAATATTGTTTATAAGGTGATGAAATTGTTGTTTAATAAAAAGTTTTTAATAATTATAACCATTTTTATGGTTTTGGCATTCTCAATATCTAGTGTTAGTGCAGGTTCTTTATTTATAAATGAATCTTGGACTAATGAGGATATTCAGAATGCTCTTGATGCTGATAGTAGTATTGATGTTTTGCATTTTAATTTTACTAGTGTTGGTGGTGTTTATAGTGGTATTGATCTGATGATTGATCGTGCTATGTCTATTGTTGCAGATGTGGGTGTTGTATTGGATGGTAGTCTTGGTGATGATCCAGCTAGTACTGCATTTAGTATATTTGGAGATAATGTTTTGATTAAAGGGTTTACTATTATAAACTATGCTATGGGAGTTGCTGGTTCAGGTATTAGTAACATCAATATTATTAATAATACTTTCATTGATTCTGATTTAGCTATTAGTTTTGATAATATTAATGGTTTGAATATTGAGAATAATAGTATCACTTCTTCTGTTGGAGGTAATGCTATTTCAATTTATGAATCTAATAATGTTAATATTTCTACTAATAATATTGATGGTGTTGATTCAAGTATTTATATTTCTGAATCTAATAATACTAGGATTAATGGTAATAACATTAGTAATGTTGATAATGATGGTGTTTATACAGACACTATTGAGAATTTGACTATTGAGGATAATGATGTTGATAGTGTTTCAGGATCTGGAATATCTACATACAATTCCAAAAATTTGAAGATAAAAAATAATAAGGTTAAAAATGCTGCGGGCGATGGTGTTGTCGCAATTGATGCTTCTGATGTTGAAATAAGTGATAACACTGTTGATGGTGCAAATGGAGGTATCTCTGTTTATGACAGTAATGATGTTAAAGTGAATAAAAATAAAGTTCTAAAATCTCAAGAAAGAGGAATTTCTATTTCCAATATTAATAAATTAAATATAAATGATAATGTTATTAGCTCTGATGGGGATGGTATTTTTGTAGATGAATCCAATGATGTTTCTATCAATAATAATACTATTTCTAGTGCTTATTCTGGTGTTTCAGTAAATGAAATAACTAATCTTAACATTACTAAAAATAATATTAGCTCTGAGAATATGGGTATTTATTTGGTTAATGTTGATAAAGTCAATTTACTTGATAATACTATTAGCTCTGGTGGAAATGGTGTTGATGGTGACAGTTTTTCAAATTTTAATATATCTAATAACAAAATAACTTCTGGAGGATCTGCTATTTCCATATATACTCTTGTTAATGGGGTTTTATATAATAATTCTATTAGTGATTGTGGTGGTAATGGTATTTATTTATATGATGGTGATAATTTAACTATTTCCAAAAATACTATTCTTAAGGTTAATGAAGTAGGTATTTATGCAAATGAATTATCTAACACTTTAATTCAGAATAATACTATTAGATATTCGATACTTAGTGGTATGGAATTATATTGGTTTGAAAATTCTAAATTACTTAATAATATTTTAGAATTTAATGGATATAATAATAATCCGGGTTATGGTTTGTATATATCTTCTTTGTATAATGTTCTAATTAGCAATAATCGAATTGTTGGTAATCCTCTGGAGGGTGTCTATCTTGAAGATGCAAATAATATTACTGTAATTAATAATTTTATAAATAGTAATGGCTATAATAATGTCTACATAAATTCAATTAGAGATTCTCTTATTAGTTCTAATCAAATACTTAATAATGCAATGGGTAATGGTCTTTATATAAATGATGGTGAAAATTTAGTTATTACAAAAAATAAAATCTTTAATCATGATATTGCTATGTTGTTAGAATCTGTATATTATAGTAAAATTTCATTCAACAATATTCTCAATGGACATTATGAGGGTATTGACATTTATGGTGACAGTAATGAAATTTTTAATAATACTATTTATAGAATTTATCGTGATGGTATTAGTATAATGGCGGGAACTTCTAATAAGGTTTATAATAATTATGTACATCATTGTTCTGGTGCAGGTATTAGCTCATATGATTCTAACAATAGGATTACTAATAATCTTTTGAAGAATAATTATTTTGGTATTTATCTTGCATATAATCAAAATTATGTAGCTTATAATAAGATTTATAAATCTGGAAATATAGGTATTTGGATTAATGGTGCTGAAAACAAGGTTAAATTTAACAATATTATTAATGGATCTAAGGCACATGGGATAAAGATTCAAGGAGATTATAATTATATTCAAAATAATAAAATTTTAAACACTAAAAATGGTATATATGCAATAGGGAATTATAATAAAATCATTAAAAACACAATAAAATCCAAATTTTACTCTGTTTATGTTAAAGGAGATAAAAATACTATTAAAAGTAATAATTTAAAAAGTGGAAATAGAGGTATTTATTCAAATGGGATTAAAAATATTATAAATAGTAATAAAATCAAGTCAAAAAATTTAGGTATTTATGTTTATGGTCATCAAAATTTAATAAACAAAAATACAGCTAACAATAACAAAAAATATGGTATTGTAATCTTTGGAAATGCAAATAAAGTCACAAAAAACTCAGCAAATAAAAGTAAAAATCATGGAATTAAGGTTAATGGCGATAAAAATAAGATTACTAGTAATTCTGTCCGCTTATGTAGCATTCATGGAATAAAAATTTCAGGAGATCGCAATACAGTTACTGGTAATAAATTAGGTAAAATATCAAATAATAGAATTTGTGTCTATGGATATAAGAATACTATTAAGAAAAATAAGAATTAAATAACTTTTTTCTTATTTTTTATTTTTATAATATATAAATTCTCATTTATGTTTGGAATTTTTATAGCATTGGAGTTGTTAACAATGTTTAAAATTTTTGATAAATCAAATAAAAAGGGATTTTTTTATTTATTGTTGATTGGAATAGTAGTTATTTTGGTTGTTACTATGATTGGTAGTGCTAATGCTGCAACTTATACAATAAGCACTAACAATAGTACATCAAGTATAAATAGTTTCTTTAAAAATAATGTATCTCCTTTAGCTAAGGGAGATACTGTAATATTTAAGGCAGGGCAATATGATGGTTTAAATTTAAAAGTTAATAAATCTATCACACTAAAAACTAGTGGAAAAGTCACTGTTAAAAGCATTCGAATTTTTAAAAATACAAAAATAAGTGGATTTATTGTAAATAAAGACTTTTTAGTAAAAGGTAAGTCTAATATTATTGTTAAAAATACTATTAAAGGATTTTTGATGGTTAAGGGAGATAACAATACTATTAGAAGTAATAAGGTTTTTAAAGGATGTTCTATATATGTGCCAGGATCATATATCTCTGGTGGAAAAAATAAAGTTATTTCTAATACATTTAAGAAAGGAGTTGAGATTAGAGGTAATAGTAATAAAATCACTGGTAATAAAGTAGGTATTCATAATAAGATATTTGTTTATGGTAAAAAGAATATCTTAAAAAATAATAAGCAATTTTATAGGGATTTAGTTATAAAAGATCTTGGAAAAAGTAGTAAAGGGCATTTACTCTCTGTTAAAAATGTTGGAACTATATATACTTTACCTTGCTATATTTTGGTAGATAAATATACTAAAGTAATATATAAGATTAAAATTCCTGCATTAAAAAAAGGAAAATCAATTAAAGTAATTATACCTAAAAAAATAATTAATATTCTTCAACATAAATCTAAAGGAGAGTCTTATTCTGGGGGATATATTATGTTAGATTATATTAAAAATAAAAATAAAGATCTTGATTTGTCCAATAATTGTTTACAAATTATTTCAGATAAAAATGGGTATATAGTTACTAACAGTATGCAGTAAATAGCTTTATATTTAAAAATTATGGTTAGGTGAATTAATTGTTTAAAATTAAGAAGATAATTTTAATAGGAGTAATATTTGTTTTAATAGCTGTTTTTACAGCTAATGCTACATTTGCAGCTAGTAATGAAACTATTAACAACTATAAAATTCATCAGATTAATACCTATGATAAAAATATTATAAAGGCTGATTATGTATCTGAATGGGGTAAAAAACTTGATGAAAAAAGTTATTTAGATATTAATATTAAAACTGCTTATAAAAATAAATATAAGATAAAATCAATACGAGTTAGATGTTATAATGAAAAATTAGGCACTGTATATAAAACTTACAATATAAAAAATAAAGTTAAAATAAAGTTAAACTTTAAATCTGGAGTTTATCTTAATAGTTTTACTGTAAGTTATTATACAAAAGGTAAGATTAAAAATGAAACTATAAATCTTGAATCAAGAAGTAAATGGAAAAGCACTACTCATTTCTATGGTAAAAAAGCTAATATAACACTTAAAAAAAGTGGATATACAATAAACACATATTTATATGGACCTTGGCCCATGACAAACTATCAAGAATTCAAAATCACAACTAAAAATAAGAAATATAAGATTAAAACAGTAAAAGCATTTTGTTTTGGTATGGATAGTATAGAACGAGTTAATACATATAAAGGATATGGAAATAATGTACTCACAGTTAAAACAAATAAAATTTTTGATGGTATAAGTTTTAATGCATTTAAATTATATTATTATTAATTAAGTAATTATTTGCCTATTTAGGTGGTATTAATGAATAAAAAAGTAATTTTGTTAATTGGTATATTTATACTGTTTTTTGCTTTTGTATTGAACACTAGTTTTGCAACTAGTAATGAAACTATTGATAAATATAAAGTTCATCAAATTGAAAGCTACAATAAAAAGATTATAAATTTAAATCACGTTTCTGAATGGAATCACAATTATAATGGAAAAAATTATTTGATTATCAAAGTTAAAAAAGCTTATGAAAGTAAATATAAGATAAAATTAATTAAGGTTAAATACATTGATAATGGTGAAGTTAAATATAAAACTTATAATATAAAGAATAAGATTAAAGCGAAATTAAGTATTAAAAAAGTTTCTATTAACAAACTAGCAATTATCTATAAGACAAAGGGTAAAATTAAAAAAGAAACTCTTAATTTAGAAACAAAACATAAATGGAAGTCTATTTCACATTTTTATGGTAAAAATGCCAATATATCACTTAAAGAAATGGGATATATTGAATTTGAACCAGGTTGGGGTGGGTATATGGTAACGAATTATCAAAAGCTTAAAATTGTGACAAAAAGTATAAAATATAAAATAAAAAATTTTAAAGTTTTTTTATTTAATCCTGGTGGAATAGAATTAGTTAAAGATTATAATGGATATGGCAAAACTAAGTTAACTACTAGAATATATGGGCCTTCTGAAGGTAGTTGGGTTGGTGGATTTAGAATTTACTATTATTAATTAAAATGCATATATTTTGAATGGTGGTTTTAATGAATAAAAGACTATTTTTATTAATTGGGATATTTGTACTGGTTTTTGCATTTACATTAAATACCAGTTTTGCAGCTAATGAAGAAATTTGGGGAGGTTCTAGTGTAGAGAAGGCGGATAATGTATATGATAAAAAGATTGTTATTATAAAAGAAGTTTCATATAAGGATTATGAAAATTATGTTTATAAAAATTATTATAAAATTAATATAAAGAAATCTTATCAAAATAAATATAAAATAAAATCAGTAAATATTAAATATTCTGATTTTGAGGGCAAATATTATTCTAAAAAATATAATGCTAAAAATAAAAATAGGATAATAATAAAGTCTCTAGATATGGATCCTGTTAAAATTACAATAATTTATTCTACTAAGAGTAAAATTAAAAGTGAAACAACTAAATTTAATGAAGATAGTAATTTTAAAAATACTGCAAAACTTAAAGGTAAAAAGTTTAATGTGAAATTAACACAAAAAGGTTATTCATATTTGATATCTGGAATTAGATGGTCTACAATAACATATCAGAAATTTAAAGTAACATCAAAAAGTAAAAAATATAGAATAAAATCAGTAAGAGCATTTTACGATGATATGGAATCAGGAAAACAAAAATTTAAAACATTTAAAGGTTATGGAAAAAATAGCTTAACAGTAAATTTATATGGAACTTATGAAGGAACTGGTATTTATTATTTCAAAATATATTACTATTAATTTTTTTATTTTTTAGAATAACTTTAAAGTTTTTTAACAAATTTCTATTAAATTTTCCTTTTTTATCTTTTATTTTTTTATTTTAATATTTTATTCATTTTATCTATTTTTTAATAATTAAATCTTTGTCTATGGGTTAAACAATTATTTAAAAGCTAATTAAATTATATTAAATTTTATAAAAAATATTAAAAATTTACAGTAAAATTTATAGCTTTGTAAAATAAAGTATTATTGAAATATATATTTCTATTAAGAATTTATTTTTTTAATTAATAAAAATATTTTTGTTTAAAGAAGTGTATTATTATTTAAGAGTATTTATTTAAAATATTATAAAGAATTATAATTTTTAAATATTCTTTGTTATAATATTAGGTGAATCATGAAATTAACATTCTTAGGAACCGGTGGAGGACGTTTTACTACAATCAGTCAGAAAAGAATGACTGGTGGTTTTAGAATTGATGATTTGGCTGGTAAAAACTTCCATGTTGATCCTGGTCCTGGTGCATTAGTTAGGTCTTTTCAATTTGGTTTGTCTCCTTCTTCATTAGATGGTATTTTTATATCTCATGCTCATACAGACCATTATACTGATGGCGAAGTCCTTATAGAAGCAATGACTCGGGGAATGACCAAAGAAAATGGGCTTATAATGGGTAGCCGTAGTGTCTTTGATGGTTACAAACAATGGGGTCCATCAATTTCTAAATATCATACTGGAAAATCAGAAAAATTAGTTTTAGGTCCTAACAAGTCCAAAATTATTGATAATTTATTGATAAAAGGTACTAAGACTATTCATGGAGATCCTACATGTGTAGGTTTTCAGATGAAATCTGAAGATTTAACTGTTTCATATACTTCAGATACATCATACTTTGAAAAATTATCTAATTACCATAATGGTGCAGATATTTTGATTGCTAGTGTTATTAGGCCGGGTAATCAATCTATAAGGGGTCATATGTCTACAGGAGATTTCAAGGATTTAGTTAATGAAGTGAATCCTAGTTTAGCTATTATGACTCATTTTGGATTTAAAATGTTAAATGAGAATCCAGTTTCTGAAGCACAGTTTATAAAAAAGGAAACTGGTGTTCCAACTATTGCTGCATTTGATGGAATGGAAATTAATATTAATGATAAAAATCCAATTGACTTTAAAATTTCTAAATTAGAAATAGACAACAATCCTAATAGAAACTATAATGATATCTTCACATTATCTAGTAAACGTTTTAATAAAAAATAAATCATGTTTTATTATGAATTTATTTTATTAATTTAGATTTTTTATTTTTTCAATAAGATTTTCCGTTAATTTCTTTTATTTTCATTTATTTCTCTTTATTTATCTTTATTTTAGTTTATTTTAATTTATTCTAATTTTATTTGTTAAATTTATTATTATTTATAAATATATTTGGTTAATATTCTTCTTTTCATTGAATCTTTATATTTAAATAATAACCATCTAAAATTATAAATAATATAAATAACATATAATTAGTCACTTAGTTCTTATTTAAGGAGGAATTAATATGAAAAAATTCACTCAAATGGAGTATAAAGACCCTGATGAAATGTTATTTGGGCATGCTAAATATCCAGTAACCATAAATGAAAATATGCAAATTGGTGGAGGATATGTAATTCCTGAGATAAATGTGGCTCCGGGGGAAGGAACAGAAGAATCTAAAGAGAAAATGATTTCAGAATCTAGAAATATTGCTCATAGTGCTTCTGGTAGGGCAGTTAGTATTGGTTTACCTGCATTTATTCTAGAACAAGAACATATAGCTCAACAAACATATAATCCTGATTGGGCAGGGGAATGTACTCAAGCTCAAGTTGAAATGCTTGAAAAATATTCGGATGAATATGGTGTTAAAACTGCTTTAAGAGCAACACCTGCAGATATTAGGGATGAAGAAAAAGATTCTGGTTTTTGGGACTCTGACCTTTTTAACAAAATACTTGAATCTATGGAAGCTTGTGCAGCTAGTGGTGCAAATATTTTATCTATTGAAACTACTGGTGGTAAGTCTGTATCTGATTATGGTATTTCAAGAGGAGATCCTAAGGCGATTCTTTTTGGTATAGGTGTTCTTGGTAGTAGAGATATGGAATATGTATGGAATAAAATTGTTCCTATATGTAAAAAATACAATGTTATTCCTGGAGGGGATACTGATTGTTCTCAAGCTAATACTGCAATGTTTTTAGCTGGTGGATTAATAGACAAAGATTGTTCTCATACATTAGCTGCACTTGCAAGAGCTATGGCAGGGGCAAGAAGCTTAGTAGCTGTTGAATGTGGAGCAATGGGTCCATTAAAAGATTGTGGATATGAAAATCCTATAGTGAAAGCTATTAGTGGTGTTCCAATTTCTGCTGAAGGTAAAGATGCAGTTTGTGCTC is from Methanobrevibacter sp. TMH8 and encodes:
- a CDS encoding right-handed parallel beta-helix repeat-containing protein — protein: MKLLFNKKFLIIITIFMVLAFSISSVSAGSLFINESWTNEDIQNALDADSSIDVLHFNFTSVGGVYSGIDLMIDRAMSIVADVGVVLDGSLGDDPASTAFSIFGDNVLIKGFTIINYAMGVAGSGISNINIINNTFIDSDLAISFDNINGLNIENNSITSSVGGNAISIYESNNVNISTNNIDGVDSSIYISESNNTRINGNNISNVDNDGVYTDTIENLTIEDNDVDSVSGSGISTYNSKNLKIKNNKVKNAAGDGVVAIDASDVEISDNTVDGANGGISVYDSNDVKVNKNKVLKSQERGISISNINKLNINDNVISSDGDGIFVDESNDVSINNNTISSAYSGVSVNEITNLNITKNNISSENMGIYLVNVDKVNLLDNTISSGGNGVDGDSFSNFNISNNKITSGGSAISIYTLVNGVLYNNSISDCGGNGIYLYDGDNLTISKNTILKVNEVGIYANELSNTLIQNNTIRYSILSGMELYWFENSKLLNNILEFNGYNNNPGYGLYISSLYNVLISNNRIVGNPLEGVYLEDANNITVINNFINSNGYNNVYINSIRDSLISSNQILNNAMGNGLYINDGENLVITKNKIFNHDIAMLLESVYYSKISFNNILNGHYEGIDIYGDSNEIFNNTIYRIYRDGISIMAGTSNKVYNNYVHHCSGAGISSYDSNNRITNNLLKNNYFGIYLAYNQNYVAYNKIYKSGNIGIWINGAENKVKFNNIINGSKAHGIKIQGDYNYIQNNKILNTKNGIYAIGNYNKIIKNTIKSKFYSVYVKGDKNTIKSNNLKSGNRGIYSNGIKNIINSNKIKSKNLGIYVYGHQNLINKNTANNNKKYGIVIFGNANKVTKNSANKSKNHGIKVNGDKNKITSNSVRLCSIHGIKISGDRNTVTGNKLGKISNNRICVYGYKNTIKKNKN
- a CDS encoding MBL fold metallo-hydrolase, whose translation is MKLTFLGTGGGRFTTISQKRMTGGFRIDDLAGKNFHVDPGPGALVRSFQFGLSPSSLDGIFISHAHTDHYTDGEVLIEAMTRGMTKENGLIMGSRSVFDGYKQWGPSISKYHTGKSEKLVLGPNKSKIIDNLLIKGTKTIHGDPTCVGFQMKSEDLTVSYTSDTSYFEKLSNYHNGADILIASVIRPGNQSIRGHMSTGDFKDLVNEVNPSLAIMTHFGFKMLNENPVSEAQFIKKETGVPTIAAFDGMEININDKNPIDFKISKLEIDNNPNRNYNDIFTLSSKRFNKK
- the mtaB gene encoding methanol--corrinoid protein co-methyltransferase MtaB gives rise to the protein MKKFTQMEYKDPDEMLFGHAKYPVTINENMQIGGGYVIPEINVAPGEGTEESKEKMISESRNIAHSASGRAVSIGLPAFILEQEHIAQQTYNPDWAGECTQAQVEMLEKYSDEYGVKTALRATPADIRDEEKDSGFWDSDLFNKILESMEACAASGANILSIETTGGKSVSDYGISRGDPKAILFGIGVLGSRDMEYVWNKIVPICKKYNVIPGGDTDCSQANTAMFLAGGLIDKDCSHTLAALARAMAGARSLVAVECGAMGPLKDCGYENPIVKAISGVPISAEGKDAVCAHSDLMGNLAAAVTDMWSNESVYHREEMGGTTPEVWLQATGYEAALMNTAIETGEGKTLRDLYTLADKYRDPQALVLAYDNAYRIGEAIVEYGDDYYLRAKAAAIEAGAIINEAVDAKKMQLTRFERDSLDSALKIFEKLPDDADKFTKDCIRRYSRKVADFDPKNYEL